The proteins below are encoded in one region of Silene latifolia isolate original U9 population chromosome 2, ASM4854445v1, whole genome shotgun sequence:
- the LOC141643286 gene encoding lanC-like protein GCL1 has protein sequence MSSSIVDQPSSDDQQHKRDEAGNETVDPTALLLHSLTCSSLMATALSIKNQVVEVTWKEDRRLNGIDPTTYTGLMGTAFTCLRSYQATGCQSDLLVAADIVHACAAAAHLTRHVTFLCGRGGIYALGVVVMNYLGDHQNSAHFLELFHEVAQEKALPVGPEEGGFGMSYDLLYGRAGFLWAALFIRSYLGESAVPNDLLMPVVEAILAGGRAGASVNQSCPLTYRWHGTRYWGAPHGLAGILHVLLHFPLSEEDAEDVKCTLRYMMSNRFPKSGNYPSSEGNPRDVLVQWSHGATAMAITLCKASQIFPNEREFRDGAIEAGEVVWKSGLVKKVGLADGVAGNAYAFLSLHRLTGDEIYVERAKAFASFLYHNGHELVGSDPGGSDHSYSLFLGLAGTSCLFFDLLSPQHSKFPGYEL, from the exons ATGTCGTCATCTATAGTGGACCAGCCTTCTTCAGATGATCAACAACACAAGCGTGACGAGGCCGGAAATGAGACTGTTGATCCCACCGCGTTGCTGCTTCACTCTCTTACTTGCTCCTCTCTAATGGCCACCGCTCTTTCTATCAAAAATCAG GTCGTGGAGGTGACATGGAAAGAAGATAGGAGGCTAAATGGCATTGACCCGACAACTTATACGGGTTTGATGGGGACGGCTTTTACCTGCTTACGCTCTTATCAAGCTACCGGTTGTCAATCAGACTTGTTAGTGGCTGCTGATATTGTCCACGCCTGCGCTGCTGCTGCACACTTAACAAG ACATGTGACATTTTTGTGCGGTAGAGGAGGAATTTATGCGCTTGGTGTTGTTGTCATGAACTACTTGGGGGACCATCAAAACAGTGCCCATTTTCTCGAATTGTTTCATGAG GTGGCACAAGAAAAGGCATTGCCCGTTGGACCAGAAGAAGGCGGTTTTGGGATGTCATATGACCTACTTTATGGTAGAGCAGGGTTCTTATGGGCGGCTTTGTTCATTAGGAGCTATCTAGGGGAATCAGCGGTTCCAAACGACCTGCTAATGCCTGTTGTGGAAGCTATCTTAGCAGGCGGAAGGGCAGGTGCTTCAGTCAATCAGTCCTGTCCGTTGACGTACAGGTGGCACGGAACCAGATACTGGGGTGCTCCACACGGCCTTGCTGGGATATTGCATGTTCTGCTTCATTTTCCTCTATCCGAAGAGGATGCTGAAGATGTCAAGTGCACTCTGAGGTACATGATGAGCAACAGATTCCCCAAGAGTGGAAACTACCCATCAAGCGAGGGGAACCCCAGGGACGTGTTGGTTCAGTGGTCTCACGGAGCAACTGCCATGGCTATTACCTTGTGCAAGGCATCACAG ATATTCCCAAACGAAAGAGAATTCAGGGATGGGGCGATAGAAGCAGGGGAAGTGGTGTGGAAGAGCGGGCTGGTGAAGAAAGTAGGGCTAGCAGATGGGGTTGCCGGGAACGCCTATGCATTTCTATCTCTTCATAGATTGACAGGAGACGAGATATACGTAGAAAGAGCCAAGGCATTTGCAAGTTTCTTGTATCATAATGGACACGAGCTGGTAGGGTCAGACCCAGGGGGTTCCGATCATTCCTACTCGCTTTTCCTTGGACTTGCAGGAACATCATGCCTCTTCTTTGATTTACTTTCTCCTCAGCATTCTAAATTCCCAGGCTATGAGCTCTAG
- the LOC141643287 gene encoding serine/threonine-protein kinase SRK2F translates to MERYEVVKNIGSGNFGVAKLVKDLWTGDLFAIKYIERGQKIDEHVQREIMNHRSLKHPNIIRFKEVFLTPTHLAIVMEYAAGGELFERICTAGRFSEDEARYYFQQLISGVSYCHSMQICHRDLKLENTLLDGNPEPRLKICDFGYSKSAEFHSQPKSTVGTPAYIAPEVLSRKEYDGKIADVWSCGVTLYVMLVGAYPFEDPEDPRNFKITIQRILSVHYSIPDYVRVSQDCNHLLSRLFVANPDKRITIEEIKKHPWFVKNKRMEYMEGEKEEIKAKENEETCQSEEEIVSIIEEARKAPKSSGDTLLLGHELLLGGSLDLDDSELDADLDDFYD, encoded by the exons atggagcGATATGAGGTCGTGAAGAATATCGGGTCGGGGAATTTCGGGGTTGCGAAGCTTGTTAAGGACCTATGGACCGGAGATTTGTTTGCTATCAAGTATATTGAGAGAGGTCAAAAG ATTGATGAACATGTTCAAAGGGAAATCATGAATCATAGATCATTAAAGCATCCCAATATAATCAGATTTAAAGAG GTCTTTCTAACGCCCACGCATTTGGCGATAGTAATGGAATATGCAGCCGGAGGTGAGCTTTTCGAAAGAATTTGCACGGCCGGTCGATTTAGTGAAGATGAG GCAAGGTACTATTTCCAGCAACTGATATCAGGAGTGAGTTACTGTCATTCCATG CAAATTTGTCACAGAGATTTGAAGCTGGAAAACACACTATTAGACGGAAACCCAGAGCCGCGTCTAAAAATATGCGACTTTGGGTATTCCAAATCAGCAGAATTTCATTCACAACCTAAATCAACAGTCGGAACACCAGCCTACATTGCGCCCGAGGTATTATCCAGGAAAGAGTATGATGGAAAG ATTGCAGATGTTTGGTCATGTGGGGTTACTCTATATGTAATGCTTGTTGGAGCTTATCCTTTTGAAGACCCCGAAGACCCCAGAAATTTCAAGATTACCATCCAG AGGATACTGAGTGTACACTATTCCATCCCTGATTATGTTCGAGTCTCCCAAGACTGCAACCACCTCCTCTCTCGATTGTTCGTTGCCAACCCCGATAAG AGAATAACAATAGAAGAGATAAAGAAACACCCATGgtttgtgaagaacaagagaaTGGAATACATGGAAGGGGAAAAAGAAGAAATAAAAGCCAAAGAAAATGAAGAAACATGCCAAAGTGAAGAGGAAATAGTGAGCATAATAGAAGAGGCAAGAAAGGCACCAAAGAGTAGTGGGGACACATTACTACTTGGGCATGAACTACTCTTAGGAGGCAGCTTGGATCTTGATGACAGTGAGCTTGATGCTGACCTTGATGATTTTTATGATTAA